The Solibacillus sp. FSL W7-1436 genome window below encodes:
- a CDS encoding YebC/PmpR family DNA-binding transcriptional regulator yields MGRKWNNIKDKKAGKDAANSRIYAKFGREIYVAAKSGEPNPESNRALKTVLERAKTYSVPKHIIEKAIDKAKGGGDEQFDELRYEGFGVAGTMVIVDALTNNVNRTASEVRAAFGKNGGNMGVSGSAAHMFQNTAVFGIEGKSEDEILEILMEADLDMRDIMDEEGTIIVYVEPEQFHATQEAFKEAGIEEFTVAELTMLPMTDVALTGEDLVKFEKMIDALEDLEDVQRVYHNADLGE; encoded by the coding sequence ATGGGTCGTAAGTGGAATAACATTAAAGATAAAAAGGCTGGGAAAGACGCAGCAAATAGTCGTATTTACGCTAAATTCGGTCGTGAAATTTACGTAGCAGCAAAATCAGGTGAACCAAACCCGGAATCTAACCGTGCACTGAAAACAGTTTTAGAACGTGCGAAAACTTACTCTGTACCAAAACATATTATTGAAAAGGCAATCGACAAAGCAAAAGGCGGCGGCGATGAGCAATTCGATGAGTTACGCTATGAAGGTTTCGGTGTGGCAGGTACAATGGTGATCGTTGATGCATTAACAAACAACGTTAACCGTACAGCTTCTGAAGTACGTGCAGCATTCGGCAAAAATGGCGGTAACATGGGCGTATCCGGTTCAGCGGCGCATATGTTCCAAAATACTGCTGTATTCGGAATTGAAGGTAAATCAGAAGATGAAATTCTTGAAATTTTAATGGAAGCAGATCTGGATATGCGTGACATTATGGATGAAGAAGGCACAATTATCGTTTATGTTGAGCCGGAACAATTCCATGCAACTCAAGAGGCGTTTAAAGAAGCAGGCATCGAAGAATTTACTGTAGCAGAATTAACGATGCTGCCAATGACAGATGTTGCTTTAACTGGTGAGGATTTAGTGAAATTCGAAAAAATGATTGATGCATTGGAAGATTTGGAAGACGTGCAACGCGTGTACCACAATGCTGATTTAGGCGAATAA
- the ypfJ gene encoding KPN_02809 family neutral zinc metallopeptidase, which yields MDVKGRRKSSNVEDRRGMSAGKIGGGLGGVGIIIAIIFTLLNGGDAGDVVSEVSKSITQNGATSENYEPTAEEEELAEFVSVVLADTEDIWQQLFADNGRTYENPTLVLFTDSVSSGCGMQSAAVGPFYCPADYKLYIDLSFYKELKNRFDAPGDFAMAYVVAHEVGHHVQTLLGTSEQVHALNGKVSQAEYNEAVKRLELQADYYSGVWAHHVQDKGYLEEGDFEEALTAANAIGDDTLQMEAQGYVVPESFTHGTSEQRMRWFKKGYNAGTLQGGDTFSLEASQL from the coding sequence ATGGATGTGAAGGGAAGACGAAAAAGCAGTAATGTTGAAGATCGTCGGGGAATGAGTGCCGGGAAAATCGGTGGAGGTTTAGGTGGAGTCGGGATAATTATCGCCATTATTTTTACATTGCTCAATGGCGGTGATGCAGGAGATGTTGTTTCCGAAGTTTCAAAGAGCATTACGCAAAACGGTGCGACTTCCGAAAACTATGAACCGACTGCTGAAGAAGAGGAACTTGCCGAATTCGTTTCTGTAGTACTTGCTGATACGGAAGATATATGGCAGCAATTGTTTGCTGATAATGGGCGGACTTACGAAAATCCGACGCTCGTATTATTTACGGATAGCGTAAGCTCTGGATGCGGGATGCAAAGTGCTGCGGTTGGGCCGTTTTACTGTCCGGCAGATTATAAGCTTTATATTGACTTAAGTTTCTATAAAGAGTTGAAAAACCGTTTTGATGCACCGGGTGATTTTGCGATGGCTTATGTAGTCGCACATGAAGTTGGCCACCATGTCCAAACATTATTGGGCACGTCGGAACAAGTGCATGCGCTAAACGGAAAAGTATCACAAGCAGAATACAATGAAGCTGTGAAACGTCTGGAACTTCAGGCGGACTATTACTCAGGTGTATGGGCACACCATGTCCAGGACAAGGGCTATTTGGAAGAAGGCGATTTTGAAGAGGCATTAACGGCAGCAAATGCCATTGGCGACGATACATTGCAGATGGAAGCGCAAGGCTATGTCGTTCCGGAAAGCTTTACACATGGTACAAGCGAGCAACGGATGCGCTGGTTCAAAAAAGGTTATAATGCCGGAACACTTCAAGGCGGCGATACTTTTAGCTTAGAGGCTTCCCAATTATAA
- a CDS encoding low molecular weight protein-tyrosine-phosphatase, with the protein MKQVLFVCLGNICRSPMAEAVMRDLIAKRGLTDKIAVDSAGTSNYHIGEPPHKGTMAKLQEYGIVTTGMFARQLRTSDLDSFDYIVCMDESNVKNTVEMLRAEADAKVFRFLDLTSHQKDVPDPWYTGDFQETYDLCLEGCEALLERILQDI; encoded by the coding sequence ATGAAGCAAGTACTATTCGTATGTTTGGGCAATATTTGCCGTTCTCCTATGGCAGAAGCTGTCATGCGTGATCTGATCGCTAAACGCGGTTTGACGGATAAAATTGCAGTCGACTCAGCTGGCACGAGCAATTACCATATTGGAGAACCTCCGCATAAAGGGACGATGGCGAAATTACAGGAATACGGAATTGTGACAACAGGCATGTTTGCAAGACAGTTGCGCACTTCCGATTTAGACAGTTTTGACTATATTGTCTGTATGGATGAAAGCAATGTGAAAAATACGGTTGAAATGCTTCGTGCAGAAGCAGATGCAAAAGTGTTCCGTTTCCTTGATTTGACGTCACATCAAAAAGATGTTCCGGATCCTTGGTATACAGGAGATTTCCAGGAAACGTACGATTTATGTTTAGAAGGCTGCGAGGCATTGCTGGAGCGGATATTGCAGGATATATAA
- a CDS encoding lysophospholipid acyltransferase family protein → MYKFIARVVYGILGVNGSKAKVYGKENIPKEGGFVVACTHNGYIDILNLGISMLPKEVHFMAKKQLFDVKGLGWLIKRLNAFPVDRDNPGPSVIKIPRQLIKEGKVVGIFPSGTRSSENSELKAGAVTIAQLAKTEILPAAYIGPKDVKGVFKRQKGYLIYGKPFTVGAGKEGREQSIQFLEDELNRLTVHLKEMHPEVK, encoded by the coding sequence GTGTATAAATTTATTGCAAGAGTTGTATATGGAATTTTAGGGGTTAACGGGTCAAAGGCAAAGGTATACGGGAAAGAAAATATACCGAAAGAAGGCGGCTTTGTTGTTGCCTGTACACATAATGGCTATATCGATATTTTGAACCTGGGGATTTCGATGCTGCCAAAAGAAGTACACTTTATGGCTAAGAAACAACTATTTGATGTGAAAGGATTAGGCTGGCTAATTAAAAGGTTGAATGCATTCCCGGTGGATCGCGACAATCCGGGACCAAGTGTTATTAAAATCCCTCGTCAGCTTATTAAAGAAGGAAAAGTAGTCGGAATCTTCCCGAGTGGAACGAGAAGCTCTGAAAACTCGGAATTAAAAGCCGGCGCAGTGACGATTGCCCAATTGGCGAAGACGGAAATTTTACCGGCTGCTTATATCGGGCCGAAAGATGTGAAAGGTGTATTCAAACGCCAAAAAGGCTATTTGATTTACGGGAAACCATTTACGGTTGGCGCAGGAAAAGAAGGTCGTGAACAATCCATTCAGTTTTTGGAAGATGAACTGAACCGATTGACAGTACACTTAAAAGAAATGCATCCGGAAGTAAAATAA
- a CDS encoding NAD-dependent epimerase/dehydratase family protein has translation MKKILVLGGTRFFGRKLVELLLEEKHEVTIVTRGMSENPFGDAVEHIKVDRKDTAAFEKALENRTFDIVYDNICYSPNEAKQLCDLFNGKIGKLVFTSTLAVYEADGKPHSEGDFDPDSYGIIMGDTHEFTYGEGKRLAEAVFYKFAEFPVVAVRFPIVMGEDDYTRRLHFHVERIINREPIGFSNTDAKMSFIQATEAARFLQWAGNDHVEGPINATANGVISLKDLISLIEEKTGERAKIALLGTEEIRSPYAIPATWYMKNDKAEQLGFSFSQLEDWLPPLIEQIAGATAKQ, from the coding sequence ATGAAGAAAATCCTAGTATTAGGCGGGACACGATTTTTTGGGCGTAAATTAGTGGAACTTTTATTGGAAGAAAAGCATGAAGTAACAATTGTCACGCGCGGAATGTCGGAAAATCCATTTGGCGATGCAGTGGAGCATATTAAAGTGGACCGTAAAGATACGGCGGCTTTTGAGAAAGCGCTGGAGAATCGTACGTTTGATATTGTGTATGATAATATCTGCTATTCGCCAAACGAAGCAAAACAGCTGTGCGATCTTTTCAACGGGAAAATCGGTAAGCTCGTTTTTACATCTACATTAGCTGTATATGAGGCAGATGGCAAGCCGCATTCTGAAGGAGATTTCGATCCGGATTCATATGGCATCATCATGGGGGACACGCATGAATTTACATATGGTGAAGGAAAGCGTCTGGCAGAAGCGGTATTTTATAAGTTTGCCGAGTTCCCTGTAGTCGCAGTTCGTTTCCCGATCGTCATGGGGGAAGATGATTATACTCGCCGTCTGCATTTCCATGTTGAACGCATTATTAATAGGGAACCGATCGGATTTTCGAATACGGATGCAAAAATGTCCTTTATTCAGGCAACAGAAGCGGCTCGATTTTTACAGTGGGCAGGTAATGATCATGTAGAAGGTCCAATTAATGCGACAGCAAACGGGGTCATTTCTTTAAAAGACCTTATTTCTCTTATTGAAGAAAAAACAGGCGAACGTGCCAAAATAGCATTGCTTGGAACAGAGGAAATCCGTTCACCATACGCCATTCCCGCAACATGGTATATGAAAAATGACAAGGCGGAACAATTAGGATTTTCGTTCAGCCAGCTTGAAGATTGGCTGCCGCCATTAATCGAGCAAATTGCGGGAGCTACCGCAAAACAGTAG
- a CDS encoding putative RNA methyltransferase, with protein sequence MGLLSKRALSIQQFQINSRLFACPICKQEIAISDEGKMSCLSNHTFDVAKQGYVYMLNRPVQSMYGKELFDSRHTVIQAGIYDRLQAAIAREITVEKPVILDTGCGEGSHLHRICEQLDRPVGVGIDISKEGIIAAAKYNPEQLWCVGDLANSPFNEQSFDAILNILSPANYDEFKRLLKRGGKVIKVVPQENYLKELRKQAFADSEKESYTNAQTVERFKASFANTEVKRITYTVPLEAHLVQNLLEMTPMGWHIDDKASIQLQEITIDLDLLIGME encoded by the coding sequence ATGGGTCTATTATCAAAACGAGCGTTAAGCATTCAGCAGTTTCAAATAAATAGCCGACTTTTTGCATGTCCTATCTGTAAACAGGAAATAGCGATAAGTGATGAAGGAAAAATGAGTTGTCTATCGAATCATACATTTGATGTGGCAAAACAAGGCTATGTTTATATGTTAAACCGTCCTGTCCAATCAATGTATGGGAAAGAATTATTCGATTCGCGTCATACGGTCATTCAAGCAGGAATTTATGATCGGTTACAAGCAGCGATTGCCCGGGAAATCACTGTAGAAAAACCGGTAATTTTAGACACAGGTTGTGGCGAGGGGTCACATTTGCATCGTATTTGCGAACAGCTTGATCGCCCTGTTGGTGTAGGAATCGATATTTCAAAAGAAGGAATAATCGCAGCGGCAAAATACAATCCAGAACAGCTGTGGTGTGTCGGTGATTTAGCGAATAGTCCGTTCAACGAGCAATCATTTGATGCGATTTTAAATATTTTATCCCCCGCAAATTACGATGAATTTAAAAGGCTGTTAAAGCGGGGCGGCAAAGTAATTAAAGTTGTGCCACAGGAAAATTACTTAAAAGAACTGCGTAAACAGGCATTTGCAGATTCGGAAAAGGAAAGCTATACAAATGCTCAAACGGTAGAACGTTTTAAAGCAAGTTTTGCCAATACCGAAGTAAAAAGAATTACGTATACAGTACCGCTTGAAGCCCATTTAGTGCAAAACCTGCTCGAAATGACACCGATGGGCTGGCATATTGATGATAAAGCAAGCATTCAATTACAGGAAATTACAATTGATTTAGATTTATTAATTGGAATGGAGTGA
- the ltrA gene encoding group II intron reverse transcriptase/maturase codes for MEGLINVIISRDNLNEAFEKVRKNKGAAGVDAKDIEATRQYLKENNTQIIEMIKTGKYKPQPVKRVEIPKPDGGKRLLGIPTVTDRVIQQAVVQVLTPILDPMFSNYSYGFRPNKSAHQAIEQARSYIEEGHKFVVDIDLEKFFDRVQHDKLMSLMAKYILCKPTLKLIRSFLNAGTMIDGTFIHSKEGTPQGGPLSPLLSNVILHELDKELEKRNHKFVRYADDCNIYVKSERAGERVKEGVTTFIEKKLKLKVNEEKSAVGKPIARVFLGVSFYNARGVIRVYVPKKSKKRFEEKLKYITNRNYSIDMESRIQKINYLIQGWGNYFKIADIKSYAKEIDSHIRRRLRACRWKEWKRTITKYRNLKRLGINHNDAYRMANTRKGYWRSSNNPIIDRALNNKYWLKLKLKNLATIINPT; via the coding sequence ATGGAAGGATTAATCAACGTAATAATAAGCAGAGATAATTTGAACGAAGCTTTTGAGAAAGTGCGTAAAAATAAAGGTGCAGCCGGTGTCGATGCGAAAGATATAGAGGCAACCCGCCAATACTTAAAAGAGAATAATACTCAGATTATCGAAATGATTAAAACAGGTAAATATAAACCGCAACCGGTTAAAAGAGTTGAAATTCCCAAACCAGATGGAGGGAAACGACTATTAGGAATTCCCACGGTTACAGACCGTGTTATTCAACAAGCGGTTGTACAAGTGTTAACCCCAATACTAGACCCAATGTTTAGTAACTATAGTTATGGGTTTCGCCCGAATAAAAGTGCTCATCAAGCAATTGAACAAGCAAGAAGTTATATTGAGGAAGGTCATAAGTTTGTCGTAGACATCGACTTAGAGAAATTCTTTGATAGAGTTCAGCATGACAAGCTGATGTCACTCATGGCGAAATATATTTTATGTAAACCGACATTAAAGCTAATAAGAAGTTTCTTAAACGCTGGTACCATGATAGACGGAACTTTTATTCACTCAAAAGAAGGTACGCCACAAGGTGGACCGTTAAGTCCATTACTGAGTAATGTAATCCTTCATGAACTTGATAAAGAACTAGAGAAACGCAATCATAAATTCGTTCGTTACGCAGATGACTGCAACATTTATGTCAAAAGTGAAAGAGCAGGAGAACGAGTTAAAGAAGGCGTCACGACATTTATCGAAAAGAAACTTAAATTAAAAGTGAATGAAGAGAAATCAGCAGTGGGAAAGCCGATAGCACGTGTATTTTTAGGTGTGAGCTTCTATAACGCCAGAGGTGTAATCAGAGTATACGTGCCAAAGAAATCAAAGAAGCGTTTCGAAGAAAAGCTAAAATATATTACAAATCGTAATTACTCAATTGATATGGAATCGCGCATTCAGAAAATCAATTATCTCATTCAAGGATGGGGCAACTATTTTAAAATTGCCGACATAAAATCCTACGCAAAGGAAATAGATAGCCATATTCGAAGAAGATTAAGGGCATGTCGATGGAAAGAATGGAAAAGAACCATAACAAAATATAGAAACCTCAAAAGACTAGGTATCAACCATAACGATGCCTATAGAATGGCCAATACTCGTAAAGGGTACTGGCGCTCCTCAAATAATCCAATCATCGACCGAGCATTAAACAATAAATATTGGTTAAAACTCAAGTTGAAAAACCTCGCTACAATCATTAATCCTACATAA
- a CDS encoding nuclease-related domain-containing protein, with product MTLTILVVVIAIIGYFIFKLYNHDNTTFYQLTGYSYFDLLLNKSVRTSYQLMNELEHVQGSKKIMMNLKLPVHNEVQTIDALLLHESGIYVVNVKKKSGWINGREQSIEWIELLHKNRKNVFNNPIHETKRLIHALKDRLPEVDGALFETMVVFTNDCSFQQIEIHSSDVEVLKIAELKKWAAALEGKRLSDTEIEKLYATLETFTHDINTTLRSEAVTSVS from the coding sequence ATGACCTTAACTATACTGGTCGTTGTAATTGCGATTATAGGTTACTTTATATTTAAATTATATAATCATGACAATACAACATTTTATCAATTGACCGGCTATTCTTATTTTGATCTCCTATTGAACAAAAGTGTCCGAACTTCCTACCAGCTGATGAATGAATTAGAGCATGTTCAAGGTTCAAAGAAAATAATGATGAATCTAAAACTTCCTGTTCATAATGAAGTACAAACAATTGACGCGCTTTTACTTCATGAATCAGGAATTTATGTAGTGAATGTGAAAAAGAAATCTGGCTGGATTAACGGACGGGAACAGAGCATTGAATGGATTGAGTTATTACATAAAAATCGCAAAAACGTTTTTAATAATCCAATCCATGAAACAAAGCGTTTAATCCATGCATTAAAAGACCGGCTGCCGGAAGTGGATGGTGCACTTTTTGAAACGATGGTAGTTTTTACGAATGATTGTTCATTCCAGCAGATTGAAATTCACTCTTCCGATGTCGAAGTGCTGAAAATCGCGGAATTGAAAAAGTGGGCAGCAGCACTTGAAGGAAAACGTTTATCAGATACAGAGATTGAAAAGTTGTACGCGACATTAGAGACCTTTACACATGATATAAATACGACATTACGTTCAGAAGCTGTCACATCGGTAAGTTAA
- a CDS encoding YjjG family noncanonical pyrimidine nucleotidase, which yields MKDYQFLLFDLDDTLLDFKAAERLALPKLFEAHQLPLTPQIEAVYREINTGLWRSLEEGLITRDFLMETRFGKTFEYFGVEVDGKVLDAEYRGYLAESKVFVEGALELIQTLAPEYELYITSNGLAETQLKRLQVTGLAPYFKQVFVSEDTGYQKPMKPFFDYVFERIPNFDPNKAMIIGDSYSADITGGANAGIDTCWLNPLNAVPITIHPTYEIQKLEQLLPIIKSNKAINEQPLGI from the coding sequence ATGAAGGATTATCAATTTTTATTATTTGACTTGGATGATACATTATTGGATTTTAAAGCGGCAGAAAGATTAGCTTTGCCGAAATTATTTGAAGCACATCAGCTACCATTAACGCCTCAAATCGAAGCTGTTTACCGGGAAATTAATACAGGTTTATGGCGCTCGCTTGAAGAAGGGCTGATTACTCGGGACTTTTTAATGGAAACGCGTTTCGGCAAGACATTTGAGTATTTTGGCGTTGAAGTGGATGGCAAGGTGCTGGACGCTGAGTACCGTGGATATTTGGCAGAAAGTAAAGTGTTTGTTGAAGGGGCATTGGAGCTGATTCAAACATTGGCACCAGAATATGAACTGTACATTACATCGAATGGATTGGCGGAGACACAGTTGAAACGCCTACAAGTAACAGGGCTGGCACCTTATTTTAAGCAAGTTTTCGTTTCGGAAGATACAGGCTATCAAAAACCGATGAAGCCGTTTTTTGATTATGTATTTGAGCGAATTCCGAATTTCGACCCGAACAAGGCGATGATTATTGGTGATTCCTACAGTGCGGATATTACGGGGGGCGCAAATGCCGGAATCGATACATGCTGGCTTAACCCGTTGAATGCAGTACCAATAACAATTCACCCAACTTATGAAATACAAAAGCTGGAACAACTTTTACCGATAATAAAAAGTAATAAAGCCATCAATGAACAGCCTTTAGGAATATAG
- a CDS encoding TSUP family transporter, whose amino-acid sequence MGFELDPQLVIILICFGFLAAFIDSVVGGGGLISLPALMFAGLSPSAAVATNKLAGTMGSLTSTITFYRSGKLDIKSVMKYFPWVFISSMIGAWIVHLLDPNLLKPLMLIMLAAVAVYTIFKKDWGSISAVKSLSKTKYILFFLVISLIGFYDGFLGPGTGSFLIFAFLMVGYDFLKAAGNAKLLNFGSNIGALLMFIYLGQINYTYGLIMGAAQIVGAIVGSRFAIKRGSGYVRVLFIIVTITLLAKNSYDFFLK is encoded by the coding sequence ATGGGATTTGAGTTAGACCCACAACTAGTTATTATTTTGATTTGTTTTGGTTTTTTAGCAGCATTTATCGATTCTGTTGTGGGAGGCGGTGGCCTTATTTCACTGCCTGCATTAATGTTTGCCGGGCTCAGTCCCTCTGCAGCTGTTGCAACAAACAAACTCGCCGGGACAATGGGGTCCTTAACGAGTACTATTACCTTTTATCGGTCTGGAAAGCTGGATATTAAATCCGTCATGAAATATTTCCCATGGGTTTTTATCAGTTCGATGATCGGGGCTTGGATTGTCCATTTACTTGATCCGAACTTATTGAAACCATTAATGCTGATCATGCTGGCAGCTGTAGCGGTCTATACAATTTTCAAAAAAGATTGGGGCAGCATTTCGGCGGTCAAATCACTTTCAAAGACAAAGTATATTTTATTTTTCTTAGTGATTTCACTGATTGGTTTTTATGACGGTTTTTTAGGTCCTGGTACCGGGTCATTCCTGATTTTTGCATTTCTGATGGTCGGCTATGATTTCTTAAAGGCAGCCGGTAATGCAAAACTTCTTAATTTCGGGAGTAATATCGGGGCACTTTTAATGTTTATCTATTTAGGGCAAATTAATTATACATATGGCTTGATAATGGGGGCCGCTCAAATTGTCGGAGCGATTGTCGGTTCTCGGTTTGCAATTAAACGTGGAAGCGGCTATGTGCGTGTCCTTTTCATCATCGTCACAATTACATTACTTGCAAAAAATAGCTATGATTTCTTCCTGAAATAA
- a CDS encoding DinB family protein, with protein sequence MYRVAEDFVKDWAISSKGALKVMQAIPDDKMHIAIVDEHNSLGWLSWHLVSVAGAFGHFAGLQIPGPGPDMPQPATMAGIIEKYEMVREAYKKEAAALTEEQLLEEVPAFGGMMKRGELLSKVISHQTHHVGQMTVLLRQAGLTVPPVMGPTKEMQ encoded by the coding sequence ATGTATCGTGTAGCAGAAGATTTTGTGAAAGATTGGGCGATTTCATCAAAAGGTGCATTGAAAGTAATGCAGGCTATTCCGGATGACAAAATGCATATTGCCATCGTAGATGAGCACAATTCATTAGGGTGGTTATCATGGCATTTAGTGAGTGTAGCAGGCGCATTCGGCCATTTTGCGGGATTGCAAATTCCGGGCCCAGGTCCTGATATGCCACAGCCGGCAACAATGGCTGGAATTATAGAGAAGTATGAAATGGTGCGCGAAGCGTATAAAAAAGAAGCGGCAGCATTAACAGAGGAACAGCTTTTAGAAGAAGTACCTGCTTTTGGAGGAATGATGAAGCGCGGTGAATTACTCAGCAAAGTAATCTCACATCAAACACATCATGTTGGCCAAATGACAGTATTACTTCGCCAAGCAGGCTTAACAGTACCGCCAGTAATGGGACCTACAAAAGAAATGCAATAA
- a CDS encoding DNA-deoxyinosine glycosylase → MGSIQNILPPIVDEKTKVLILGSMPGKQSLEKQQYYGNRRNHFWPIIEKLLATDIPEDYNERIALLRKHRIGLWDSIESCEREGSLDATIKNEVPNNFSELFKKYPQIQLVLFNGGKSFDVFKRHIGLEVLDGRAYKKMPSTSPIPGRNIKTFDEKVEIWSIVLEYLS, encoded by the coding sequence ATGGGGTCAATCCAAAATATCTTACCTCCGATTGTGGATGAAAAAACTAAAGTGCTTATTCTTGGATCGATGCCTGGAAAGCAGTCACTGGAAAAGCAGCAATACTACGGCAACCGACGGAATCATTTTTGGCCGATTATAGAAAAGCTTCTAGCAACCGATATTCCGGAAGACTATAACGAAAGAATTGCACTTCTTCGTAAACATCGTATAGGGCTGTGGGATTCAATTGAAAGCTGTGAACGCGAAGGCAGCCTTGATGCAACAATAAAAAATGAGGTACCGAATAACTTTTCGGAGCTTTTTAAAAAATACCCGCAAATACAGCTTGTCCTATTTAATGGCGGGAAAAGCTTCGATGTTTTTAAAAGACATATAGGTCTCGAAGTATTGGATGGTCGAGCGTACAAAAAAATGCCATCAACAAGTCCGATTCCAGGGAGGAATATTAAAACCTTTGATGAAAAAGTAGAAATATGGAGCATCGTGCTGGAATATTTATCGTAA
- a CDS encoding amidohydrolase — MKQLWTNGTIYTMEQEGATVQAVLVQDGKILETGTFEGLQVHADDIIDLQGAVMYPGFVDSHLHMIGHGEKLMRLDLTVATSGEELVQLVKNAADQLHDGQWLIGDGWNENQFTDGRIPTKEELDAVTRSPIFLNRVCHHVALVNSAALHLAGITINTEDPAGGKIGRHENNELNGLLYEQATNLVSSLFKQEGESYIESLAQSLQLAIEHMQSYGLTGGHTEEMSYYGHYLNPLTAYHRVVGERKHFRVNLLRHHAVFEEMITNNAQFNEPFIEPGAMKIFADGSLGGSTAALMAPYANDEHNKGMLIHTDTQMEALIQLARKYNEAVAIHIIGDGAMEQVLQYLEKYPVAEGKRDRLIHCCVVSEEQLARMKKLQVILDLQPAFVTSDYPWVTEKLGENRAGHHYAWKTFIDEGFICAAGTDAPIEAMSPFETIYAAVERKKPKDTHEGYNREQKVSRYEAVKMYTVGSAEAICKEDERGFIKKGYDADFTILDTDLMKCSPEEILQTSALLTVVDGRIVYKK, encoded by the coding sequence ATGAAGCAACTATGGACTAACGGCACGATATATACGATGGAACAGGAAGGGGCAACTGTTCAGGCAGTGCTTGTACAGGATGGTAAAATCCTGGAAACAGGAACATTCGAGGGTTTACAAGTACACGCAGATGATATTATCGACTTGCAGGGGGCAGTTATGTACCCGGGCTTTGTAGATAGCCATCTTCATATGATCGGACATGGTGAAAAATTGATGCGCCTTGATTTAACAGTAGCGACAAGTGGTGAAGAGCTTGTGCAACTGGTGAAAAATGCAGCAGATCAACTTCATGATGGGCAGTGGCTTATTGGGGACGGCTGGAATGAAAATCAATTTACAGATGGCCGCATCCCAACCAAAGAAGAGTTGGATGCAGTAACAAGAAGCCCGATATTCCTTAATCGTGTGTGCCACCATGTTGCTTTAGTCAATTCAGCCGCTCTCCACTTGGCAGGGATTACAATAAATACGGAAGATCCTGCAGGCGGAAAGATAGGGCGACATGAAAATAATGAGCTAAACGGATTGTTGTACGAACAGGCAACGAATCTAGTATCCTCATTATTCAAACAGGAGGGAGAAAGCTATATTGAAAGCTTGGCGCAGTCCTTGCAGCTGGCGATCGAACATATGCAATCCTATGGTTTAACTGGCGGACATACAGAAGAAATGAGTTATTATGGACATTATTTGAATCCATTAACTGCCTATCACCGTGTTGTTGGTGAACGGAAGCATTTCCGCGTTAACTTATTGCGCCATCATGCAGTATTTGAGGAAATGATCACGAATAATGCGCAGTTTAATGAGCCATTTATCGAACCGGGTGCAATGAAAATTTTCGCAGATGGTTCATTAGGAGGCTCTACTGCTGCACTAATGGCTCCCTATGCAAATGATGAACATAATAAAGGGATGCTCATTCATACGGATACTCAAATGGAAGCACTCATTCAATTAGCGCGGAAATATAATGAAGCGGTAGCCATTCATATAATCGGTGATGGTGCAATGGAACAAGTGCTTCAATATCTAGAGAAATATCCTGTAGCTGAAGGAAAGCGCGATCGCCTGATCCATTGCTGCGTCGTATCAGAAGAACAGCTTGCCCGCATGAAGAAACTGCAGGTTATATTGGATTTGCAGCCAGCTTTTGTAACATCAGACTATCCGTGGGTGACTGAGAAGCTTGGGGAAAACCGTGCTGGTCATCATTATGCTTGGAAAACGTTTATAGATGAGGGGTTCATATGTGCGGCAGGTACCGATGCACCGATTGAAGCAATGAGTCCATTTGAAACGATCTATGCGGCAGTCGAGCGAAAAAAGCCAAAAGATACACATGAAGGTTATAACCGCGAGCAAAAGGTTTCCCGTTATGAAGCAGTGAAGATGTACACAGTGGGAAGCGCCGAGGCAATTTGTAAAGAAGACGAACGCGGCTTTATCAAAAAAGGATATGATGCGGATTTTACTATCCTCGATACCGATTTAATGAAATGCAGCCCGGAGGAAATTCTCCAGACAAGTGCATTATTGACCGTTGTTGACGGAAGGATCGTATATAAAAAATAA